A genomic segment from Leptolyngbya boryana PCC 6306 encodes:
- the cofH gene encoding 7,8-didemethyl-8-hydroxy-5-deazariboflavin synthase subunit CofH, producing the protein MIDAILDKAESGLDLSVDEGVLLLKQTDVDVIEKIRQSSDRLRQKQAGETVTYVINRNINYTNICEQHCSFCAFRRDESDEGSYWLDWSQILEKATDAVRRGATEICMQGGLNPTAKVQESSLKYYQKLVETIKSEFPELHIHAFSPQEVQFIAREDRSTIAEVIVGLRDAGVDSMPGTAAEVLDNQVRKILCPEKIDAETWIEIVQTTHQQGIPTTSTMLSGHIETSEQQIQHLEKLRSIQQSAQQLGLTGITEFILLPFVGKEAPKPLRRRVGHDQPILADALLLTAVARIFLGNWIPNHQPSWVKLGLAGAVEALRWGCNDIGGTLMEEHITTMAGAIGGTCMEVETLQTAIRSLDRPYAQRDTLYRLLVCA; encoded by the coding sequence ATGATTGATGCAATTTTAGACAAAGCAGAATCTGGGTTAGATCTGTCTGTGGATGAGGGGGTTTTACTGCTGAAGCAGACAGATGTGGATGTGATTGAGAAGATTCGGCAGAGTAGCGATCGCTTGCGACAAAAACAGGCAGGCGAGACAGTGACTTATGTGATCAACCGTAATATTAATTACACCAATATCTGTGAGCAGCATTGTAGCTTTTGTGCTTTTCGACGAGATGAAAGCGACGAAGGATCTTACTGGCTAGATTGGTCACAGATTCTAGAAAAAGCAACCGATGCAGTCCGGCGAGGCGCGACTGAGATCTGTATGCAAGGCGGGTTGAATCCGACAGCAAAGGTTCAAGAGAGTTCATTAAAGTACTATCAAAAGCTAGTTGAGACGATTAAGTCTGAGTTTCCTGAGCTACACATTCATGCGTTTTCGCCGCAAGAAGTGCAATTTATTGCGCGAGAAGATCGATCGACAATTGCCGAAGTCATTGTTGGGTTGAGAGATGCGGGTGTCGATTCGATGCCGGGAACTGCTGCGGAAGTTCTAGATAATCAGGTGCGTAAGATTCTTTGTCCGGAAAAGATCGATGCTGAAACTTGGATTGAGATTGTTCAAACCACTCATCAGCAAGGAATTCCCACGACTAGCACGATGCTATCAGGACACATTGAAACTTCAGAACAACAGATTCAGCATTTAGAGAAACTCCGATCGATTCAACAGTCGGCTCAGCAGCTTGGATTGACTGGGATCACTGAATTTATTTTGTTGCCGTTTGTCGGGAAAGAGGCTCCGAAACCTTTGCGGCGCAGAGTTGGACATGATCAGCCGATTCTTGCTGATGCGCTGTTACTGACGGCTGTTGCTCGAATTTTTCTCGGCAACTGGATTCCGAATCATCAGCCAAGCTGGGTGAAGCTAGGACTGGCAGGAGCGGTTGAGGCGCTGAGATGGGGCTGTAATGACATTGGCGGAACTTTGATGGAGGAACATATCACGACAATGGCAGGAGCGATCGGAGGGACTTGTATGGAGGTAGAGACGTTGCAGACTGCAATTCGTTCTCTCGATCGACCTTATGCACAGAGAGATACATTGTATCGGTTGCTGGTTTGTGCCTAA
- a CDS encoding circadian clock KaiB family protein: MLNPHFHRSIPSIFKGIALFTPGGDLLYCIDPDKQGRWHLNLCMALQEVLELSEPPHFLVPCYTATLDRWFDARTNQIRIFAEAYPPVFRYRALLNTVFEAGDLHWQVAPSQEICDPMVLETYRHRFPELWENHDLVMRCDPTPPVTVQQPASPYPQGYVLRLFVSGYSAATARILQNLHELLEDSLEHPYTLKVIDIFKHPEQAEADQVSATPTLVKVYPPPVRRIVGNLEDVDRVLKILGALNEGLKDD, from the coding sequence GTGTTGAATCCTCACTTTCATCGATCGATTCCTAGCATTTTTAAGGGCATTGCGCTGTTCACGCCAGGCGGTGATCTGCTCTACTGTATCGATCCCGACAAGCAAGGGCGCTGGCATCTTAACTTGTGTATGGCGCTGCAAGAGGTTTTAGAGCTTTCGGAACCGCCTCATTTTCTAGTTCCTTGCTATACGGCAACGCTCGATCGCTGGTTTGATGCGAGAACGAATCAAATTCGGATCTTTGCAGAAGCGTATCCGCCTGTATTTCGATATCGAGCATTATTGAATACGGTGTTCGAGGCGGGTGATTTGCATTGGCAGGTTGCGCCTTCTCAAGAGATTTGTGATCCGATGGTTTTAGAAACGTATCGTCATCGGTTTCCCGAACTTTGGGAGAATCATGATCTGGTGATGCGATGTGATCCCACTCCGCCTGTCACGGTGCAGCAGCCTGCTTCTCCTTACCCGCAAGGTTATGTGTTGCGCTTGTTTGTCTCTGGCTACAGCGCTGCAACAGCAAGGATTTTGCAGAATTTACATGAGTTACTAGAAGATTCCTTGGAACATCCTTACACGTTGAAAGTGATTGATATTTTTAAGCATCCCGAGCAGGCAGAAGCTGATCAGGTTTCTGCAACGCCTACACTGGTAAAGGTATATCCGCCTCCGGTTCGTCGCATTGTGGGGAATTTGGAGGATGTCGATCGAGTTTTAAAAATTTTAGGTGCTTTGAATGAAGGGCTGAAGGATGATTGA
- a CDS encoding ABC transporter permease — protein sequence MNFATQAVWAIGLVGAAFALSSWQKLGLEGSLILAAGRAVIQLAVVGYVLAVIFAPPLSPILILFVLGVLVMISAIVTRNRISQKLPLPGIVGSLLITTLVTVAYVQLIVVQPQVWYEPRFLIALGAIVLSQAMNAAAISGERLFNTLKSNSLEIETRLSLGATPAQAIESYRKDSIRAGVLPVINAMSIVGLATIPEIVSGQLLGGAEPIQAIAFQIVILFMVLFATLLVTLLVTSGIWRKFFNAQAQLIRW from the coding sequence ATGAATTTTGCGACGCAGGCGGTTTGGGCGATCGGGCTAGTTGGGGCGGCATTTGCGCTCTCGTCTTGGCAAAAATTAGGACTCGAAGGCAGTCTGATTTTGGCGGCAGGACGAGCGGTGATTCAACTTGCTGTGGTCGGATATGTCTTGGCTGTCATTTTTGCGCCACCGCTCAGTCCGATTTTGATTTTGTTTGTATTGGGGGTGTTGGTGATGATTAGCGCGATCGTGACGCGCAATCGGATTAGCCAGAAATTGCCATTGCCAGGGATTGTTGGATCGTTATTGATCACAACGCTTGTTACAGTAGCGTATGTTCAATTGATTGTGGTTCAGCCTCAAGTTTGGTATGAACCGAGATTTTTGATTGCGTTAGGGGCGATCGTGCTGTCTCAGGCAATGAATGCAGCAGCGATTTCGGGAGAACGTCTTTTCAATACATTAAAGTCGAATTCTTTAGAAATTGAGACGCGATTGAGTTTGGGGGCGACTCCAGCACAGGCAATTGAGTCGTATCGGAAAGACTCAATTCGGGCGGGAGTGTTGCCTGTGATCAATGCAATGTCGATCGTGGGTTTGGCAACGATTCCAGAGATCGTGAGTGGGCAACTGTTGGGCGGTGCGGAACCGATTCAAGCGATCGCATTTCAGATTGTGATTCTGTTTATGGTTTTGTTTGCGACACTGCTTGTTACCTTGCTTGTGACATCCGGAATTTGGCGAAAGTTCTTCAATGCACAGGCGCAGTTGATTCGATGGTGA